A single genomic interval of Desulfitibacter alkalitolerans DSM 16504 harbors:
- the folK gene encoding 2-amino-4-hydroxy-6-hydroxymethyldihydropteridine diphosphokinase produces MTTQVFLGLGSNVGNRKEYLEKAINALENIPEITVTGISSVYETEPFGGVEQNKFLNMVIKIETTIMPAKLLEVIMAIEKDLDRVRTIRWGPRTIDIDILLYGDEVINTRDLTIPHIGLTERDFVLVPLLEIAPDIKLPSGEPLKNKTGGTVLLADEYNL; encoded by the coding sequence ATGACCACACAAGTATTCCTGGGGCTTGGCTCTAATGTGGGTAATAGAAAAGAGTATCTGGAAAAAGCAATCAACGCCCTGGAAAATATTCCGGAGATAACAGTTACAGGTATATCTTCTGTATATGAAACGGAACCCTTTGGTGGTGTTGAACAGAACAAGTTTTTAAATATGGTTATCAAGATAGAAACAACTATAATGCCAGCTAAGCTTTTAGAGGTTATAATGGCAATTGAGAAGGATTTAGACAGGGTTCGTACCATTAGATGGGGTCCAAGGACAATTGATATTGACATCCTGCTTTATGGGGATGAGGTAATAAACACCAGGGATTTGACCATTCCCCATATAGGGTTAACAGAAAGGGATTTCGTACTGGTGCCCCTGCTGGAAATTGCCCCTGATATAAAGCTCCCATCTGGTGAACCCCTGAAAAATAAAACCGGGGGGAC